In one Dermatophilaceae bacterium Sec6.4 genomic region, the following are encoded:
- a CDS encoding type II toxin-antitoxin system VapC family toxin — MSLAIIDASVFAAFYAADDPRHALVAERLSTGDALYAPAHLDVEIASALRGMARSNPRLDQIAPDALAHLAGFPIRRMPLPPLLNRAWELRHNLTVYDAAYVALAEQLDAVLVTCDARLANASGPRCSFDHIG, encoded by the coding sequence GTGAGCCTGGCCATCATCGACGCGTCCGTTTTTGCTGCTTTTTACGCCGCTGACGATCCACGCCACGCTCTCGTGGCGGAGCGGCTAAGCACCGGGGACGCGTTGTACGCACCCGCTCACCTGGATGTGGAGATTGCCTCCGCCCTGCGCGGCATGGCCCGGAGCAACCCCCGACTTGATCAGATAGCGCCAGATGCATTGGCACACCTCGCGGGTTTTCCGATCCGCCGCATGCCGCTACCCCCGCTGCTGAACCGTGCGTGGGAACTGCGTCACAACCTCACTGTCTACGACGCCGCCTACGTCGCACTGGCCGAACAACTCGACGCTGTGCTGGTCACTTGCGACGCCAGGTTGGCTAACGCGAGTGGACCGCGCTGCAGCTTCGACCACATCGGATGA
- a CDS encoding ribbon-helix-helix domain-containing protein — MKISVSLPDEDVAVLDDFARTTGLSSRSAALHHAVRMLRLPELEQDYEAAWKEWEASANHAAWSGTAADGLGDAAR; from the coding sequence ATGAAGATCAGTGTCAGTTTGCCGGACGAGGATGTGGCAGTCCTCGACGACTTTGCCCGCACCACCGGCCTCTCGTCGAGGTCGGCCGCGTTGCACCATGCCGTGCGCATGCTGCGACTTCCTGAGCTGGAGCAGGACTACGAAGCCGCTTGGAAGGAGTGGGAAGCATCGGCCAACCACGCGGCGTGGAGTGGGACTGCTGCTGATGGGCTGGGCGATGCTGCGCGGTGA
- a CDS encoding type II toxin-antitoxin system PemK/MazF family toxin, producing the protein MGLLLMGWAMLRGEIRLVDLDPVRGNEANKRRPAVIVSNERANSVAARLGRGVVTVVPVTSNTDRIFPFQTLLPAAVTGLPRDSKAQAEQVRSIAVERLGAVLGQVPADVMTQLDDALRLHLQL; encoded by the coding sequence GTGGGACTGCTGCTGATGGGCTGGGCGATGCTGCGCGGTGAGATCCGGCTCGTCGACCTGGACCCTGTGCGTGGAAACGAAGCCAACAAACGACGACCAGCAGTGATTGTCAGCAACGAGCGGGCAAACTCGGTCGCGGCGCGGCTTGGGCGCGGAGTTGTCACCGTTGTGCCGGTCACCAGCAACACCGACCGGATCTTCCCGTTCCAAACCCTGCTGCCCGCAGCTGTCACCGGGTTACCTCGAGACTCAAAGGCCCAGGCCGAGCAGGTCCGCTCGATCGCCGTCGAGCGGCTCGGCGCAGTTCTTGGACAAGTCCCCGCGGACGTCATGACGCAGCTCGACGACGCACTGCGCCTCCACCTGCAGCTATAG
- a CDS encoding type II toxin-antitoxin system PemK/MazF family toxin has protein sequence MIWRREVYDVDLGQPVGHEPAFRRPAVVVSVDILNNSPGQLVMVVPITSAAYGLRSHVEVEQGSSGLGHTSYARCDQLRAISTSRLSSRRGMIAPDQMSAIDQALRFVLDL, from the coding sequence GTGATCTGGCGAAGGGAGGTCTACGACGTCGACCTGGGTCAGCCGGTCGGCCACGAGCCAGCCTTCCGGCGGCCCGCCGTCGTGGTCTCGGTCGACATCTTGAACAACAGCCCTGGCCAGTTGGTCATGGTCGTGCCCATCACGTCGGCCGCCTACGGACTGCGCAGCCACGTCGAGGTCGAGCAGGGAAGCAGCGGGCTTGGCCACACTTCCTACGCGCGCTGCGACCAGCTGCGCGCGATCTCGACTTCACGGTTGTCGTCCCGTCGGGGAATGATCGCCCCCGATCAGATGAGCGCCATCGACCAAGCGCTGCGCTTCGTCCTCGACCTGTGA
- a CDS encoding recombinase family protein produces the protein MTVWGYARVSTVDQDPALQFDALHAHGIDELHIETDQVSGAKQGRPGLTRLLGKLERGDVLTVWKLDRLGRSMSHLVAVVDELGRRGIEFRSLTDAIDTTTPAGRFTFHLMASVAQFEREMTAERTKAALAAARRTKTLGRPSKVNRHQYAAIHRMAAAGDAHGRIAATTGLSRAVVGRVLRGEIASLAKFDLNPDDGALPLHDAAVTDN, from the coding sequence GTGACGGTATGGGGGTACGCGCGAGTGAGCACCGTTGACCAAGATCCCGCATTGCAGTTCGACGCGCTACACGCGCACGGCATCGACGAGCTGCACATCGAAACCGACCAAGTATCCGGAGCGAAGCAGGGCCGGCCCGGACTCACCCGCCTACTCGGAAAACTCGAGCGCGGCGACGTGCTCACCGTATGGAAGCTAGACCGGCTCGGCCGCTCGATGTCGCACCTCGTCGCCGTTGTGGACGAACTCGGCCGCCGGGGGATTGAGTTTCGGTCGCTCACCGACGCGATCGACACCACCACCCCAGCAGGCCGATTCACCTTCCACCTCATGGCGAGCGTCGCTCAGTTCGAGCGAGAGATGACCGCCGAACGCACCAAAGCCGCCCTAGCCGCGGCGCGCAGGACCAAGACGCTAGGGCGCCCATCGAAGGTCAACCGTCACCAGTACGCCGCGATACACCGGATGGCCGCCGCAGGAGACGCCCACGGCCGCATCGCCGCAACCACCGGACTATCCCGCGCTGTCGTTGGCCGCGTCCTGCGCGGCGAGATTGCATCCCTAGCCAAGTTCGACCTAAACCCCGATGACGGAGCCCTACCGCTGCACGACGCCGCAGTTACGGACAATTAA
- a CDS encoding type II toxin-antitoxin system death-on-curing family toxin: MIYLTLAELMYVAERTLGSDVGVRDHGLLQSALARPQATVFGSDAYPELEEKAAALLHSLARNHAVVDGNKRLALAATIAFLGINGRRLTSTNDEAYELVMSIAAGELDEVAGIAARISAGSQPR, translated from the coding sequence GTGATCTATCTGACCTTGGCCGAACTCATGTACGTCGCCGAGCGGACTTTAGGCAGCGACGTTGGGGTTCGAGACCACGGGCTGCTGCAGTCAGCACTGGCTCGGCCGCAAGCCACGGTGTTCGGGAGCGATGCCTATCCCGAGCTTGAGGAAAAGGCTGCTGCGCTGCTTCACTCACTGGCTCGCAACCATGCCGTGGTCGATGGGAACAAGCGACTGGCGCTGGCTGCCACGATCGCTTTTCTAGGAATCAACGGGCGCAGGCTCACGTCGACCAATGACGAGGCGTATGAGTTGGTGATGAGCATCGCGGCCGGCGAGTTGGACGAGGTCGCTGGAATCGCTGCCCGGATCAGCGCCGGAAGTCAGCCACGTTGA
- a CDS encoding type II toxin-antitoxin system PemK/MazF family toxin → MGRPRLVPSSCGRILTALAGRGDVWWCEIPQIGRRPVVVLSRDAVIPRHRRALIAPCTTTIRGLVSEVVLDPGDDPVPRRSAVNLDSVESVSLAVLVDRIGRLSDARMRQVCAALAVAVDCFN, encoded by the coding sequence GTGGGGCGACCTCGCCTCGTTCCGTCAAGCTGCGGCCGCATCTTGACGGCTCTTGCGGGCCGAGGTGATGTGTGGTGGTGCGAGATACCGCAGATAGGTCGTCGACCGGTCGTCGTGCTCTCCCGCGATGCAGTAATACCGAGGCATCGCCGCGCATTGATTGCTCCGTGCACGACGACAATTCGGGGCCTTGTCAGTGAAGTGGTGCTTGATCCCGGAGACGACCCCGTGCCGCGTCGTTCGGCGGTCAACCTGGACTCGGTCGAGAGCGTGTCTCTGGCCGTGCTCGTCGACCGAATAGGCCGACTGAGCGACGCTCGGATGAGGCAGGTCTGCGCCGCCCTCGCCGTTGCCGTCGACTGCTTCAACTGA
- a CDS encoding antitoxin MazE5 has protein sequence MNRARLSTTVDATLLDDARRVRSGVTDAVLVDEALAALLARHRAVEVDASYVAYDDHPLDEPDEWGDLASFRQAAAAS, from the coding sequence ATGAATCGCGCACGATTGAGTACGACAGTGGATGCGACGCTTCTTGACGATGCGAGACGTGTTCGATCCGGCGTCACCGACGCGGTCCTCGTAGACGAGGCTCTGGCTGCTCTACTCGCTCGCCACCGCGCCGTCGAGGTAGACGCGAGTTACGTCGCCTACGACGATCACCCGCTCGACGAGCCGGATGAGTGGGGCGACCTCGCCTCGTTCCGTCAAGCTGCGGCCGCATCTTGA
- a CDS encoding EamA family transporter → MKPGDRPTPSPIALVLASIVAVQFGGALASTLIPAIGATGSVALRLGFAAVVLCALGRPSIRGRSRADWMVVTGFAVILATMNLCLYGSLAHLPLGVAVTCEFIGPLTLAAVLSRQARDRVAVLFAVIGVLLVSGALTTSWSRLPLQGILLALAAGGCWAAYIVASRATGARFASLDGLAIALAMGAVVVLPLGIWRAGGALLTGNALVKGLGIAILSTVLPYSLELLALRRLSARIFGILLSLEPAAGAIAGLLVLGQRLNRLEVVGMALVVCASVIVLGASVEKPPNSRQR, encoded by the coding sequence GTGAAGCCGGGCGACCGGCCGACGCCGTCGCCGATCGCTCTGGTCCTTGCCTCGATCGTTGCCGTGCAATTCGGCGGGGCGCTCGCATCGACGTTGATACCGGCCATCGGCGCTACCGGCTCGGTCGCCTTGCGGCTGGGCTTCGCCGCTGTGGTGTTGTGCGCGCTCGGCCGACCGTCGATCCGCGGGCGCAGCCGTGCGGACTGGATGGTGGTCACCGGTTTCGCCGTGATCTTGGCGACGATGAACCTGTGCCTGTACGGCTCGTTGGCGCACCTACCGCTGGGCGTTGCGGTGACCTGTGAATTCATCGGCCCGCTGACGCTGGCGGCAGTCCTGTCGCGCCAGGCGCGTGATCGCGTCGCGGTGCTGTTCGCAGTCATCGGTGTCCTGCTCGTCTCCGGCGCGCTCACCACGTCGTGGTCCCGACTCCCGCTGCAGGGAATCCTCCTCGCCCTGGCGGCGGGCGGTTGCTGGGCTGCCTACATCGTCGCGTCGCGCGCCACGGGCGCCCGCTTCGCTTCTCTCGACGGCCTGGCCATCGCGCTGGCGATGGGTGCCGTTGTCGTGCTCCCCCTCGGCATCTGGCGCGCGGGCGGTGCCCTGCTCACAGGGAATGCGCTGGTCAAGGGCCTTGGCATCGCGATCCTGTCCACGGTGCTGCCCTACTCCCTGGAATTGCTCGCACTACGACGACTGTCCGCGCGGATCTTCGGCATCCTGCTCAGCCTCGAGCCGGCGGCCGGCGCCATTGCGGGACTCCTCGTGCTCGGCCAGCGGCTGAACCGGTTGGAGGTGGTCGGTATGGCGCTCGTCGTCTGCGCGAGCGTGATTGTGCTCGGAGCCAGCGTCGAGAAACCACCCAACAGTCGTCAACGGTAG
- a CDS encoding NlpC/P60 family protein → MARARVVSGLGDTLRPVTGPGQVARVRVPVCGLWLTPSSPRPIDAAMLVDDPDHDGWLRAMDAAIDPMGGRIGLEGRMSSQVLAGELVRTHERAGDWVFVTCSQQPSHKNPWGYPGYLRIAHLDLSDLPVDADEPMSAPPLVARSTFIQQIRGHIGEPYLVGGLSETGLDGAGLVHLSLRELGIRYPRDCADQQQATDACPQGQERPGDLVFFARPGCAPQHVGVVTDSMDSLHIVHVLEGGRVLEEPVPAQLQQQKRTVGRVRVLR, encoded by the coding sequence ATGGCGCGCGCGCGGGTGGTGAGCGGTCTGGGCGACACTTTGCGTCCGGTGACGGGCCCCGGTCAGGTCGCGAGAGTGCGGGTGCCGGTGTGCGGGTTGTGGCTGACACCCAGCTCACCGCGGCCCATCGATGCCGCGATGCTCGTCGATGACCCTGATCACGACGGTTGGTTGCGCGCCATGGACGCCGCCATCGACCCGATGGGAGGCCGCATCGGCCTGGAGGGGAGGATGTCCAGTCAGGTGCTGGCCGGTGAGCTGGTGCGCACCCACGAACGTGCTGGTGACTGGGTCTTCGTCACGTGCTCCCAGCAGCCGTCGCACAAGAATCCCTGGGGATACCCGGGCTACCTGCGCATCGCTCATCTGGACCTCTCTGACCTGCCGGTCGATGCGGACGAGCCGATGTCCGCTCCGCCGCTGGTCGCCCGATCGACTTTCATCCAGCAGATCCGTGGTCATATCGGGGAGCCGTACCTCGTCGGTGGTCTGTCCGAGACCGGCCTGGACGGCGCAGGACTGGTTCATCTGAGCCTGCGCGAACTCGGGATCCGCTATCCACGTGACTGTGCGGATCAGCAACAGGCGACGGACGCATGCCCGCAGGGTCAGGAGCGGCCCGGCGACCTGGTGTTCTTCGCCCGCCCCGGCTGCGCTCCACAGCACGTCGGCGTCGTGACCGATTCCATGGACTCCCTGCACATCGTGCATGTGCTGGAGGGTGGCCGCGTGCTCGAAGAGCCTGTGCCCGCGCAGTTGCAGCAGCAGAAGCGCACCGTCGGCAGGGTCCGCGTGCTCAGGTGA
- a CDS encoding MBL fold metallo-hydrolase, translating into MSYDGAVSPGSPAQQRDLSDVVIRKLAVGPMHNNVYLVSCVSTGAAVLIDAAADWPAIAAMIGESNTRVQAIVTTHRHGDHTGALVEAVRELGAPTYAGDPDADALPVPVDVRLRDGDAVEVDGLTLSVALVRGHTPGSVVLTYDDPAGHPHVFTGDTLFPGGVGATDHFDYQSFPQLIDDVQERIFGRQNDAAWVYPGHGDDTTVGAERAGLPEWRARGW; encoded by the coding sequence ATGAGTTATGACGGCGCCGTCAGCCCCGGCTCCCCCGCCCAGCAGCGGGATCTTTCCGATGTCGTGATCCGCAAGCTGGCCGTAGGGCCGATGCACAACAACGTCTACCTGGTCAGCTGCGTCTCGACTGGTGCCGCGGTCCTGATCGATGCCGCTGCGGACTGGCCGGCGATCGCCGCGATGATCGGCGAGAGCAACACCAGGGTGCAGGCAATCGTGACGACGCATCGCCACGGCGACCACACGGGCGCACTCGTCGAGGCCGTGCGCGAACTCGGTGCACCCACGTATGCGGGCGACCCCGACGCAGATGCCCTCCCCGTGCCCGTCGACGTGCGGCTGCGCGACGGGGACGCCGTCGAAGTGGACGGCCTCACGTTGTCGGTGGCACTGGTCCGCGGACATACGCCGGGCTCCGTCGTGCTGACCTACGACGATCCGGCCGGCCATCCGCACGTCTTCACCGGAGACACGCTGTTCCCCGGTGGAGTCGGGGCAACGGATCACTTCGACTACCAGTCGTTTCCGCAACTTATCGACGATGTGCAGGAGCGGATCTTCGGCCGACAGAACGACGCGGCGTGGGTCTACCCCGGGCACGGTGACGACACCACCGTCGGCGCCGAGCGTGCCGGCCTGCCCGAATGGCGCGCGCGCGGGTGGTGA
- the uvrA gene encoding excinuclease ABC subunit UvrA, with product MPDPSAAETSETVSLLPAGRTSAASGRDRLRVKGAREHNLRNISVDIPRDSLVVFTGLSGSGKSSLAFDTIFAEGQRRYVESLSAYARQFLGQMDKPDVDFIEGLSPAVSIDQKSTNRNPRSTVGTVTEVYDYLRLLFARAGRPHCPVCGEPVGRQTPQAIVDQLLELPDRTRFQVLAPVVRARKGEYVDLFSELQGKGYSRARVDGDVVSLAEPPKLAKQKKHSIDVVVDRLVSREGDASSKQRLTDSVETALRLADGVLIVEMVDLEAKDPQRERRFSERMACPNEHPLAMDEIEPRSFSFNSPFGACPACTGIGTELEVDAELIVPDEDKSIREGAILPWAQGSTSADYFLRVIGALAEDLKFSLDTPWHALPDRAREALLVGQNHEVHVRYRNRYGRERSYSTGFEGVIPFVKRRHSETDSDWSRERYEGYMREVPCPTCKGARLKPESLAVTVGGQSIAQVCALPISEAAHFLPGVDFSAREMKIAEGIIKEVDARLGFLLDVGLDYLSLDRPAATLSGGEAQRIRLATQIGSGLVGVLYVLDEPSIGLHQRDNHRLIETLTRLRDLGNTLIVVEHDEDTIATADFVVDIGPGAGEHGGYVVHAGSVAGLLANTESITGDYLAGRREIPVPVQRRPFDGRQIVVRGAREHNLKNVDVAIPLGNMVAVSGVSGSGKSSLVNGILYNVLANQLNGARHVPGRHRTVEGLDQLDKVVHVDQSPIGRTPRSNAATYTGVFDHVRKLFAQTQEAKVRGYLPGRFSFNVKGGRCEACTGDGTLKIEMNFLPDVYVPCEVCHGARYNRETLEVHFKGKSIADVLNMPIEEAKDFFEAVPAIARHMSTLVDVGLGYIRLGQPAPTLSGGEAQRVKLASELQKRSTGRTIYVLDEPTTGLHFEDIRKLLLVLQSLVDKGNTVVVIEHNLDVIKSADWVIDMGPEGGNGGGEVVATGTPEEISLVEASHTGRFLGPLLAKSATAARPSTGRSTVSRVKKPSVRAAPAKQKTRAAS from the coding sequence ATGCCCGATCCGTCTGCTGCCGAGACCAGCGAGACCGTCTCACTCCTACCTGCCGGTAGGACTTCGGCGGCGTCCGGTCGCGACCGGCTGCGCGTCAAGGGAGCCCGCGAACACAACCTGCGCAATATCTCGGTCGATATTCCCCGCGATTCGCTGGTCGTGTTCACCGGATTGTCCGGTTCGGGTAAGTCCTCCCTGGCTTTCGACACGATTTTCGCCGAGGGCCAACGTCGCTACGTCGAGTCGTTGTCGGCGTACGCCCGTCAGTTCCTGGGGCAGATGGACAAACCGGACGTCGACTTCATCGAGGGACTGTCTCCGGCGGTATCGATCGACCAGAAGTCCACCAACCGCAACCCACGGTCGACCGTGGGCACGGTGACCGAGGTGTACGACTACCTTCGACTGCTGTTCGCCCGTGCCGGGCGTCCGCACTGCCCGGTATGTGGTGAGCCGGTCGGTCGCCAGACCCCACAGGCGATCGTCGATCAGCTGCTGGAGCTGCCGGACCGGACCCGTTTTCAGGTGTTGGCGCCCGTCGTTCGCGCCCGCAAGGGTGAATACGTCGACCTGTTCAGTGAGCTGCAGGGCAAGGGGTATTCGCGTGCCCGGGTCGACGGCGACGTGGTGTCGCTGGCTGAACCGCCGAAGTTGGCCAAGCAGAAGAAACACAGCATCGACGTTGTCGTCGACCGGTTGGTCTCCCGGGAAGGTGACGCATCGTCCAAGCAACGACTGACGGACTCCGTGGAGACCGCGCTACGCCTTGCCGACGGGGTCCTGATCGTGGAGATGGTCGACCTCGAGGCGAAGGACCCGCAGCGCGAGCGCCGCTTCTCCGAGCGGATGGCATGCCCCAACGAGCACCCGCTGGCGATGGACGAGATCGAACCGCGCTCGTTCTCCTTCAACAGCCCGTTCGGCGCCTGCCCGGCGTGCACCGGTATCGGCACCGAATTGGAGGTCGATGCCGAGCTGATCGTCCCGGACGAGGACAAATCGATTCGCGAAGGTGCCATCCTGCCCTGGGCACAGGGTTCGACCTCGGCGGACTACTTCTTGCGGGTCATCGGTGCGCTCGCCGAGGACCTGAAGTTCTCCCTGGACACTCCGTGGCACGCCCTTCCCGACCGGGCCCGCGAGGCTCTGCTGGTGGGTCAGAACCACGAGGTACACGTCCGCTACCGCAACCGGTACGGCCGCGAGCGTAGTTACTCCACCGGTTTCGAAGGCGTCATCCCCTTCGTGAAACGACGTCATTCCGAGACCGACTCGGACTGGAGTCGGGAGCGGTACGAGGGCTACATGCGCGAGGTTCCGTGCCCGACGTGCAAGGGCGCGAGGCTCAAACCCGAATCGCTCGCCGTGACCGTCGGGGGTCAGTCCATTGCGCAGGTGTGCGCGTTGCCGATCAGTGAGGCGGCGCACTTCCTGCCCGGGGTCGACTTCAGCGCGCGTGAGATGAAGATTGCGGAAGGCATCATCAAGGAGGTCGATGCCCGGTTGGGCTTCCTGCTCGACGTGGGTCTGGACTACCTGTCGCTGGATCGGCCGGCTGCCACGTTGTCCGGCGGCGAGGCGCAGCGCATCCGACTGGCCACGCAGATCGGATCGGGTCTGGTCGGCGTGTTGTATGTGTTGGATGAGCCCTCGATCGGGCTGCACCAGCGTGACAATCATCGGCTGATCGAGACGCTCACCAGGTTGCGTGACCTGGGCAACACCCTCATCGTCGTCGAGCACGACGAGGACACGATCGCCACGGCGGACTTCGTCGTGGATATCGGCCCTGGTGCGGGGGAGCACGGGGGGTATGTCGTGCATGCGGGCTCGGTCGCCGGCCTGCTCGCCAATACGGAGTCGATCACCGGCGACTACCTCGCGGGTCGACGCGAGATCCCCGTGCCGGTGCAGCGGCGACCGTTCGACGGTCGCCAGATCGTCGTCCGGGGCGCGCGTGAACACAATCTCAAGAACGTCGACGTCGCGATCCCGCTCGGCAATATGGTCGCTGTGTCAGGGGTGTCGGGTTCCGGGAAATCCTCCCTCGTGAACGGCATCCTCTACAACGTGTTGGCCAACCAGCTGAACGGCGCCCGGCATGTCCCCGGCCGGCACCGCACAGTGGAGGGTCTGGACCAGCTCGACAAGGTGGTGCACGTCGATCAGAGTCCGATCGGTCGTACCCCGCGTAGCAACGCGGCGACCTACACCGGAGTTTTCGATCATGTCCGCAAACTCTTTGCGCAGACCCAGGAGGCGAAGGTCCGGGGTTATCTGCCCGGCCGGTTCTCCTTCAACGTCAAGGGTGGACGATGCGAGGCGTGCACCGGTGACGGGACCCTGAAGATCGAGATGAACTTCCTGCCCGACGTGTACGTGCCCTGCGAGGTCTGCCACGGAGCGCGGTACAACCGCGAGACCCTCGAGGTCCACTTCAAGGGCAAATCGATCGCCGACGTCCTCAACATGCCGATCGAGGAGGCGAAAGACTTCTTCGAAGCTGTTCCGGCCATTGCCCGGCACATGTCGACGCTCGTGGATGTCGGGCTGGGGTACATCCGGCTCGGACAACCTGCCCCGACGCTGTCCGGTGGGGAGGCGCAGCGGGTCAAACTGGCCTCCGAGCTGCAGAAGCGCTCGACCGGACGGACGATCTACGTGTTGGACGAGCCGACCACCGGGTTGCACTTCGAGGACATCCGCAAACTGCTGCTCGTCCTGCAGAGCCTGGTCGACAAGGGCAACACCGTCGTGGTGATCGAGCACAATCTGGACGTGATCAAATCTGCCGACTGGGTCATCGACATGGGCCCGGAGGGCGGTAACGGTGGCGGCGAGGTCGTTGCGACCGGCACCCCTGAGGAAATCTCGCTGGTGGAAGCAAGTCACACGGGGCGCTTCCTCGGCCCGCTGCTGGCCAAGTCTGCGACTGCCGCTCGTCCCTCGACCGGTCGTTCCACAGTCAGCAGGGTCAAAAAGCCGTCGGTGCGTGCCGCACCGGCCAAGCAGAAGACCCGCGCGGCCAGTTAG
- a CDS encoding Rieske (2Fe-2S) protein, producing the protein MDKTLHEQHGETPVIPAVLGRRRMLGGAAVAGVGLVGLTACGSGSSSPGTGGGGSDSAAGEVTSSSGGSAAGGQTAVTVPVDEVPVGGGKILAKQAVVVTQPSAGVFKAFSAVCTHQGCIVAQIKDKMIGCPCHGSEFSITDGSVLNGPATTPLPAKTVTKKGLDLTVT; encoded by the coding sequence ATGGACAAGACTTTGCACGAACAGCATGGCGAGACACCGGTCATACCAGCGGTGCTGGGTCGACGCAGGATGCTCGGCGGAGCGGCCGTCGCCGGGGTGGGTCTCGTCGGGTTGACTGCCTGCGGCTCCGGTTCGTCGTCCCCGGGCACGGGTGGAGGCGGTTCCGACTCTGCAGCGGGCGAGGTGACGTCTTCGTCCGGCGGTAGCGCTGCGGGCGGACAGACTGCTGTCACAGTCCCGGTCGACGAGGTACCGGTCGGTGGCGGCAAGATCCTGGCCAAGCAGGCGGTCGTGGTCACCCAGCCGAGCGCCGGGGTGTTCAAGGCATTTTCCGCCGTCTGCACACATCAGGGGTGCATCGTCGCTCAGATCAAGGACAAGATGATCGGCTGCCCCTGTCACGGGAGTGAGTTCTCGATCACCGACGGTTCGGTGCTGAACGGTCCGGCCACGACCCCTCTACCGGCGAAGACAGTGACCAAGAAGGGACTCGACCTCACCGTCACCTGA